AGCAGAGGAGGCCGCTCCTTCACCCACgtcacgcacacccacggcAGTGCCAACAGTAGCGTCACCGGCGACAAGTCGAGCAACGAGTGCAACGGCAGTGGGGgtagaagcagcagcggagtcAAGAGCCAGAGAGCGGCGCCCAGCGCTGTTCACTTCAACATAGTCACGCTGCGTCACCTGGAGGAGACGTGCAACACAGTGTGGGGCCCCgtggccgccttccgctCGAAGCATCTCTGTGTCTTCAGCATCGTCATGTACGCGGAGTCGCCGTGGACGATGCGCTTCGGGGCGGCGACGAACTATGCAGCCCAGCCGCCACACCCGAGAACCACCTCGAACATCTCGAGCAGTTGCCACGGCTCGCAGCTGAACTACTGGAGCGGGGGCAAGCCTAGCGCCACGCTGTCCTTCTTCGGGAACGCCATGGTGGACCAGCCGTCCGACGTCGTGTTCGTCGCCGGCGAGCCGGTGCGGTTTTGCGTTCGACTGCAGCCGCAAGCGCAGAACTGGCCAGAGGACGCGGAGATGGACGAGACCTTCTTTATCCGCCTCAAATACAACCCGGAGCAGTGGATGGTGATCGGCAAGCAGCGCGACCGCCGCACCCTCTCCTtgatggaggaggtgacggtgTACTTCGACGCCGTCCCACTGCTTCCTCTGACGTCCGCCGATGGCGACAGGAGTGCGGCGGGGTCGCCAACGGCGGCCGGGGCCGCGACCTCtagaggcggcggccccggCAAGGGCCCTCCTCGCAGGGCTGATGACTCCGAAAACGGAAGTGACGAGGACACGGACGAGGACAAGGACGTCGATGCCGCTATCAGGACAGGACGCTGGCAGCACCGCTCAGCCCGGCCCCTCGCCGGGCACGCGGTGAAGGACGAGGGCATCCTGCAAACACCCACCGTTGAGATGTTCTGGGAACGAAAGAAGccaacgacggcgacggaTGGTGCAGCAAACCTGTCGATGAACAGCTTCGGTGCAGGGAAGAGCAACACCTCGGCAGCTGGAGCGGAGGCAGGTCGCAGTGTGGTGGACGGGCAGTCGACGTGCGCGGACGCCGTAATGGGTGAGGCCGTTCTTGTCGACGTGGTGCAATTTCGTAcgtgggtgcgcgtgcgcaagcgCGGTCACTGACCGTCTgattctctctcttccctcacccacccaccccccatCCTGGCTTCGGGTGCGGCCCTTTTGATGTGTTGGTGGTTGCGGAGGTCGAACTGACCTGACGCGGCGCATGTGACAAGCGACTAATAAGCCTCCGTGTGggtgcgcgtctgtgcgcggATTCCGCTGATGTAGAACCACTACCCACATACACCACACcgtgcccctccccacccacacacacgcacgcccctccctctctctccccgcgtCTTTGTGTGCAACGCGCACCTCGAAACGAAGCGGCGACGAACAGCGCGGCGCGGAAACCTCTTCAGTGTCCCTACCCACCCCCAGCCTCTCCGAGAGCCCACGCTGCatggcggtgcagcgtggGCTCTCGCGTCTGTGTACTCCcgaccgccgtcgccgccctaccaccccctccaccacgGTGGCACTTTCTCTTTATCGCAGgcaaacacacgcgcgcgcacgcatgcgtggTGGGTGGAATGGGTCTTGGATGGCGTCTTGACCGTGGTCTGCCAcaggcgcgcgcgttgcACCATCTGCCTAACCATGTCTCGCTACCCCTCGctccgtgtgtgtatgtgcgcgtcCCTCACTGTTCCCTCGAGCACGCCGCTCTCAGTGCctgccccaccccaccccaccccctttccgcacacacacacgcaccctcaTGTCTTCCTGTTGCCCCTCTTGTACGCCTCTTGGCGGTTGGGCTCATCTACTGTACTTGCTTGCCTTTCTTTCAGGCCTGCTTTTCTGCCACATGCAggtcttctgctgccgcggtgcgtgcgtgtgtgtgtgtgtgtggagggagggggtggggggtcgCCTGCTCGATTTGCCTTAAGTGCCATCGTAAAACCTCCGCCCGGAGGCCAGACAattgccgccgtcgccgctctggtgcatgcatgcaccGCTGGAAAAGTCGATGCGCGTCTTACCCTCTCACTCCTCTTCGTCGCCCAACTTTTTCGTTCGCATCCTATTCGGGCTAGCTACCAATCACCGCCATCAACACCAACCAGCCTCGCTGGCGGGAGGGCTATCACGCCGGAAGTAGAGCGCTGTCGTCGAAACACGGCCAAGCGCGCGATGTTTCTACGCACGCGCACTTTGTGTTACACAGTGCACACCCCACGCGGTATCAACTTCGGCCTCTCCGCCGACGATGCGATCTGTCGCATCCAGGACAAGTATGGGCGCCGTTGGctcggcgcgcagctcgACTACCTCCGTCTGGAGACGCCATCGAAGGAGTTCTTGCCTTTTTACttctgccgcggccgcatccACGCCTCCTTCGTCGGCAATGTGAGCTACAGCGTCAACACGACCTCCGGCGATGGCAAGAGTACGCGCTCCTCCACCCGCTACGTCAGCACGTCCTTGCAGACCCTCAACAGCGTCTTCGAGGAAAATAAAACGCAAATCTACGCCGGCTACAAGTACAACATCGCCCACGTCCAtcacgcgctgcgcggcgatcAGCTTAGCTACTCGCTGCGCAAGATGTACGAGGTGGACACTACCGGGGCCATCATCAACCTCTTCGAGCAGTCGACCGGGACAATGATGAAGTTTGTCGAAATggaggtgcggcagcaggcggagAAGACCGCTCGCTCCCTCGTCCGGTCCTTCCACCCCTCCGCCGACTCCGTCACGGTGGAGTTTAAGGAGTTCACGTTCCACCTTGACGATGTCACCCCCACGTTTGTGCCATGCTTCGTCGTCAAGGCGGAATACGATGCGGAGCGCTACACGCTCTACGTGTCAGGCCTCAACGGCCAGGTCGGCGGTCCGTATCTGCTCAACTCGGTGTACATAGCCCGCACCACTGCCCTCGCCACCCTgtccgccgcgctgctccttGTGCCTAACAAGGTGGCGGGCTTCTTCTTCGGCTCCGTGGCGTGTGTGGCCACCTACTACGCGGCCTTCTTCGCGGCTCGCTGGTACCCGGTGATGCGACGCAACTGGAACCGCCAGAAAcgggagcggctgcgccgtgAGAACCTTGGGCTCGATCAAGCCGGGTACCGccccagcacctcctcccaACGCATTCAGCAGGAGTACCGCTCCTCCACCTACTGGGACACCCACGCCTATCACCAGCGACGCCACACTGACTCGCATGGGCCGCGATctgcctcgtcgtcgtcgtcgtcctcctcctcctcgagcttCTCTGCGCATTCAGTGGCAGACCCGCTCGGGTACTACCGCGCGTTGGGCCTCCACGGTGACGAGTCGGTCAACGAAATCCGCAGCGCGTATCGGCGAATCGTGCTGAAGCAGCACCCCGACGTTGGTGGCTCGAGTGAGGCGATGGTGAAGGCGAACGACGCCTATCGCGTCCTTCGCGATCCAAAGCGGCGAGCGGCCTACGACCAGCGCTAAGGTCTGCATCGCTCGCGTTTTCTCGGCAtgtctgcgcgcgtgtgctgttGTCTTGGGTGTGCACGCGGCCATATGCGTATTAGACTTGGCGTACTTTTCCGTTACTCTCATTCTCCTGTTGTCGTTGTAGCTGCTCGCTGCTCTTCACGTAGgcgagcgtgtgcgttgATCAGTGACCGGGTACACTAGCATCCGTGTGAAGGCATCTCTGTGCATCGGCCGTTGTTGCGGTCACCGGATCAAGTGCAGCACAGGCAGCGATGCATGGAGGTGCAGGCTTGATAAACTATAGTATGTCTGTAGGCCTCACgaaacgcacacgcggggAGGGACGGAGGTCGCAGCGCACAAGATTCAGCTTGGAGGAGCAATGGGCATACACGCTAGGAGGAGACATGCAGCGTTAGTGGgtgccctcctcgccccaCTCGCTCACAGTCACGCTGCTGTTGAGATCACGCCCTTGGCCGTGCTGTCCCTCTCCCCGGCGTCCCCCGTATCAGCTGGTCGTGGCTTCTCTCATCTTCTCCCTCCTAAGCTCCTGATGGCGAGGGAgggcgcacacatacacacacacacacctcccagtgcgtggtatcgcagggtccagcaccaccaccaccactctgAAGGAGGAAGCTGAGAAGCAGCCGCACTTCTATCCGTGTCAATGTCCAac
This Leishmania major strain Friedlin complete genome, chromosome 24 DNA region includes the following protein-coding sequences:
- a CDS encoding putative DNAJ domain protein, whose product is MFLRTRTLCYTVHTPRGINFGLSADDAICRIQDKYGRRWLGAQLDYLRLETPSKEFLPFYFCRGRIHASFVGNVSYSVNTTSGDGKSTRSSTRYVSTSLQTLNSVFEENKTQIYAGYKYNIAHVHHALRGDQLSYSLRKMYEVDTTGAIINLFEQSTGTMMKFVEMEVRQQAEKTARSLVRSFHPSADSVTVEFKEFTFHLDDVTPTFVPCFVVKAEYDAERYTLYVSGLNGQVGGPYLLNSVYIARTTALATLSAALLLVPNKVAGFFFGSVACVATYYAAFFAARWYPVMRRNWNRQKRERLRRENLGLDQAGYRPSTSSQRIQQEYRSSTYWDTHAYHQRRHTDSHGPRSASSSSSSSSSSSFSAHSVADPLGYYRALGLHGDESVNEIRSAYRRIVLKQHPDVGGSSEAMVKANDAYRVLRDPKRRAAYDQR